A section of the Triticum dicoccoides isolate Atlit2015 ecotype Zavitan chromosome 7A, WEW_v2.0, whole genome shotgun sequence genome encodes:
- the LOC119329209 gene encoding uncharacterized protein LOC119329209, producing MAESPPQTLPFLLLPLILLPIAPAASAAAFAGLDAFLASAAARDPSAANDTFASLPAGLRRALSAPSPILPSRLLSLSAAVPVNVRLAGSSFPPTSAGLLPSFVSSAVSSSHFLSSRPPHRLALSHSIHLDVAAPAASSDLVTRAATAVQAHLNAAPAPFHSNALSSVPYKIVDDIIAEDYRAHAGSASSPAVYIYLLDLGPQPRPYAYTAASSSADGHSPAFSRCLAPLWTGKERYIWIDLGAGPVDYGPALSGEGVLPRGEFHPLAALHGRPKSDKALLADLASLVLSAYKSLLVPSLRIPVHFESSLLIRFVHIHGEEKDPVGLDWSAIEQSIRDGDLPFDGQSLKFDSHSVKYSECSICSFAIARSTHSFTSRFLFENYTMIVSEYLDSKRMRQVLSDSSDELHRVAGIHDDDEHDKVVPVYVFDLDFDKLLLLDRYHQAVAFRDMVVAVRTRSSQTVSDYSCNGRHVITMTRNLDRPIIGSVLQTMFGVSPTHQSWSPEHNATVVDYTWSTGHTPFGPFSETKSLSFVQKDAARRNVLLTTLNYTITSTVEVLESLAAHGGENILLRKKRHVEFIQRWNLLTYKLEKVVSAMSRLDYNKAMYLLRSSDHDMYAIYMLVYQASQELDASLVCFKDPPFPWLSVSLSGVFVFGFFFVYSKRDSLFRSKRKQF from the coding sequence ATGGCCGAATCCCCACCCCAAACCctacccttcctcctcctccccctcatcCTCCTTCCGATTGCCCCCGCCGCCAGCGCGGCCGCGTTCGCCGGCCTCGACGCCTTCCTCGCGTCGGCCGCCGCGCGCGACCCCTCCGCCGCCAACGACACCTTCGCCTCTCTCCCCGCCGGCCTGCGCCGCGCGCTCTCCGCCCCGTCCCCGATCCTCCCGTctcgcctcctctccctctccgccgccgtccCCGTCAACGTCCGCCTCGCCGGCTCCTCCTTCCCGCCCAcctccgccggcctcctcccttcCTTTGTCTCATCCGCCGTGTCCTCCTCCCATTTCCTCTCCAGCCGCCCCCCGCACCGCCTCGCGCTCTCCCACAGCATCCACCTCgatgtcgccgcccccgccgcgtcCTCCGACCTCGTGACCCGCGCCGCGACCGCCGTCCAAGCCCACCTCAATGCAGCCCCCGCGCCCTTCCACTCCAACGCCCTCTCCTCCGTGCCTTACAAAATCGTCGACGATATCATCGCCGAGGACTACCGAGCGCACGCCGgctcggcgtcctccccggccgtctACATCTACTTGCTCGACCTCGGCCCGCAGCCGCGTCCGTACGCCTACACCGCGGCCTCCTCCTCTGCCGATGGCCATTCGCCTGCCTTCTCCCGCTGCCTCGCCCCTCTCTGGACCGGCAAGGAGCGCTACATCTGGATCGACCTCGGTGCAGGCCCGGTGGACTACGGGCCGGCGCTCTCCGGCGAAGGCGTCCTCCCTCGTGGTGAGTTTCATCCTCTTGCTGCTCTCCACGGCCGCCCCAAGTCGGACAAGGCGCTCCTTGCGGATCTGGCCTCACTGGTTCTCAGTGCTTACAAGTCGTTGCTAGTGCCTTCGCTCAGAATCCCAGTGCATTTTGAGAGCTCTTTGCTTATTCGTTTTGTTCACATCCATGGTGAAGAGAAAGATCCTGTTGGACTCGATTGGAGTGCAATTGAACAGTCGATTCGGGATGGAGATCTGCCCTTCGATGGCCAGAGCTTGAAGTTTGATTCGCACAGTGTCAAGTACTCTGAGTGCTCAATTTGCTCATTTGCAATTGCCCGCTCAACACACTCATTTACATCCAGGTTCTTGTTTGAGAATTACACGATGATAGTGAGTGAGTACTTGGACTCCAAGCGGATGAGGCAGGTGCTGTCAGACTCGTCGGATGAGTTGCATCGTGTGGCTGGGattcatgatgatgatgagcatgacAAGgttgtgccagtttatgtttttgatTTGGATTTCGATAAGCTTCTGTTGTTAGATAGGTACCACCAAGCGGTGGCTTTCCGTGATATGGTGGTTGCTGTGAGGACAAGGAGCTCGCAAACGGTCAGTGACTACAGCTGTAATGGTCGACATGTAATTACAATGACTAGAAATCTCGACCGTCCGATCATCGGCTCAGTTCTGCAGACCATGTTTGGCGTCTCACCAACACACCAGTCATGGAGCCCTGAGCACAATGCCACGGTCGTTGATTACACTTGGAGCACTGGACATACACCATTTGGGCCGTTCTCAGAGACCAAATCACTGTCTTTTGTGCAGAAAGATGCAGCCCGTAGGAATGTTCTTCTTACCACCCTCAACTACACAATCACTAGTACAGTTGAGGTTCTGGAGTCACTGGCTGCCCATGGTGGGGAAAATATACTCCTTAGAAAGAAAAGGCATGTTGAGTTCATTCAAAGGTGGAATCTGCTCACTTATAAGTTGGAGAAGGTGGTGTCAGCCATGTCCCGCCTGGATTACAACAAGGCAATGTACCTTTTGAGATCTTCAGATCATGATATGTATGCCATTTACATGTTGGTGTATCAGGCTTCTCAGGAGCTGGATGCCTCACTGGTTTGCTTCAAAGACCCACCATTCCCATGGCTATCAGTTTCCTTGTCTGGAGTCTTTGTTTTTGGTTTCTTTTTTGTGTATTCTAAGAGGGATAGTTTGTTTAGGAGCAAAAGGAAGCAGTTCTGA